The Mycolicibacterium hassiacum DSM 44199 genome includes a window with the following:
- a CDS encoding TetR/AcrR family transcriptional regulator: MPESPSRNRRDGTVRRPGYAASADSPVGRRGAKTRALIKSTAATLFTTNGFHGTSIDDIARSLGGSRATVYQYFANKDQIYAEMVGDCQQAVLDHVHGLGPLGPDDAGLEALRRWLRGWSDIYDSYAAVFLEFPAIGALDSVRVGDPARILTVVKEVHEVIADRLARAGVVGMDPLVASAVLTRIAHMVNLYRYRGMFDMPDRDATAAAVAATLQRIFFPEGGSDVDVPPRSGEPTPAPPATVLTATDARRSPVREDVLTVSSALFAERGYHGVGMEEIAAAAGISRATLYRHFNSKARILAELTDVAIDRTRELALELTAIADNGLDTGRLHDWILRFVVLHRRFHGVTRAWFDGAVIEELGETNILRSINALRDAADAVVAQLDLPDDTDPIIATGVVLAVLGRMTEPLEWAPDDPEYAAELILRILWRCLLRFQRT, translated from the coding sequence ATGCCCGAATCGCCGAGTCGCAACCGACGGGACGGCACGGTACGCCGGCCCGGCTACGCGGCATCAGCAGATTCACCGGTCGGACGGCGGGGCGCGAAAACCCGCGCGCTGATCAAGTCGACTGCGGCAACCCTGTTCACCACCAACGGGTTTCACGGCACCTCGATCGACGACATCGCCCGGTCGCTCGGCGGGTCCCGGGCGACCGTCTACCAGTACTTCGCCAACAAGGACCAGATCTACGCCGAAATGGTGGGCGACTGCCAGCAGGCCGTCCTCGACCACGTCCACGGCCTCGGCCCGCTCGGCCCCGACGACGCCGGTCTGGAGGCGCTGCGCCGGTGGCTGCGCGGCTGGTCGGACATCTACGACTCCTACGCGGCGGTGTTCCTCGAGTTCCCCGCCATCGGCGCGCTCGACAGCGTCCGGGTCGGCGACCCCGCGCGGATCCTCACGGTGGTCAAGGAAGTCCATGAGGTGATCGCCGACCGGCTCGCCCGGGCGGGCGTCGTCGGCATGGACCCGTTGGTCGCCTCGGCGGTGCTGACCCGCATCGCCCACATGGTCAACCTGTACCGCTACCGCGGCATGTTCGACATGCCGGACCGCGACGCCACCGCGGCGGCCGTGGCGGCGACGCTGCAGCGGATCTTCTTCCCGGAGGGCGGTTCGGACGTCGATGTTCCGCCCCGGTCCGGGGAGCCCACCCCCGCCCCACCGGCCACGGTGCTCACGGCGACCGATGCGCGGCGCTCCCCGGTGCGCGAGGACGTGCTGACGGTCAGTTCGGCGCTGTTCGCCGAACGCGGTTATCACGGCGTGGGAATGGAGGAGATCGCCGCCGCGGCCGGCATCAGCCGGGCGACGCTGTATCGCCATTTCAACAGCAAGGCCCGCATCCTGGCCGAGCTGACCGACGTGGCGATCGATCGCACCCGCGAACTCGCCCTCGAACTGACCGCGATAGCCGACAACGGTCTGGACACCGGCCGCCTGCACGACTGGATCCTGCGCTTCGTCGTTCTGCACCGCCGCTTCCACGGTGTGACCCGCGCGTGGTTCGACGGCGCGGTGATCGAGGAACTCGGCGAGACGAACATCCTGCGCAGCATCAACGCACTGCGGGACGCGGCCGACGCCGTGGTCGCTCAGCTGGACCTGCCCGACGACACCGATCCGATCATCGCGACCGGCGTCGTTCTCGCGGTACTGGGCCGCATGACCGAGCCGCTGGAATGGGCCCCGGATGATCCGGAGTACGCCGCGGAGCTGATCCTGCGCATTCTGTGGCGGTGCCTGCTGCGTTTCCAGAGGACCTGA